CGAGTTGCAGCACCGCTACCGGCTGACTTACCTGCTTATCGCCCACGATTTCGCGCTCGTCCGGCAGGCCGCCGACGAAGTCGCCGTGATGTATGCCGGACGAATCGTCGAGCAGGCGTCGGCGGAGCAGCTTTTCTCCCACCCCGGCCATCCCTACACGCGCCTGCTGCTGGAGTCGTTCATCAACCCCGTCGGGGGCGACCGCCGCCATGCGCCTGATCGTCCGCATCCGGACGCAGCGCGCCCGGCTTCGACCGGTTGTGCATTTGCCGCTCGGTGCCCGCTGTGCGTGAGTGAATGCCTGGAGGTGACGCCCGCACTGATAGCGCATGAAGGCTTCGCGGACGGGCATCTTGTGGCCTGCCATCGCGCCGCAGAATCCGGCGCGTCTGCTGCTACACCGAAATCCGGACCCTGATGCCCGCCACCATGGTGTGGCCAACCTGATCGTTACCGCCGGGATTATCGATGTACTGCACGTCGGGCGTGATCACCAGCCACGGCGATACGTGGATCGCATAGTACATCTCATAAACCGTCTCATCCCCGAAGCGCCTGTTGACGCGCCTCCGGGCCACGTCGCTGGACTGCTGCTGTCCCACCGCCCAGCCGATCACGTCCTTGTCGCGCCCGGGGATCGCCCCCAGATACTGAAGACCCGCCGACCAGTGCTGGTAGATGCGATAGAAATCCGGATCGCGATAGGAATAGCGCGCGAAAATGCCCAGTCCCTGCTCGCTCTCCTTTTTCTCACGATACAGCAACTGGTCGGCGCTGATGTAGGTGATGAACTGGTTGTTCTCGCGGTGCGGGCTGATGGCGCTTCGCGAAAACGCAGTGTAGTTTCCCGGATCGTATACGGTTCCGATGCGGAAATTCCCCGGGAGCGGCCCACGTGAAGATTTCCAGTCGGCGTGGAAATCCGCTTCAAGATAGCCCTTGTAATGGGCATCCTCGTGAAACACGGTTGTCAGGTCACCGTGGTAAAGCCCCGCTTGGTCGTCCCCCGCGCCCAGCACCAGGGAGAACCACTTTACCGGCTGGAGGATCAGCGCCGCACCCCAGCCGATGTTGAGGGGGACCAGCGGGTTGTTGTCGAAACCCTGGTTCCAGAACTGCTTGTCCTCGCTGTTGGAGAAGACGTTGCGATCCACGATGGTTTGAAAATCAAGATAGCCCAGCGTCAGGTGAACCTTGTGATCGAAGAAGTAGTGCCGGTACCAAAACTGGGCCACGTGATAGTCCAGGTCTCCGTCAGCGTCGTCGTTGACCTGGAACAGGGTTCCGGTCTTGGGGTTTGCCCCCGCACCCCAGTTCGACTGGAAGTGACCGAGCAGCTCGCCGTTCTTGAAAAGACCGAGCTTTTCGAAATCTATGGAGACGAACATATCCGACGAACCGGCATTGCGTCCGTCGCTGTTCGTGTCCAACCCGCCCTGTACGACACCCTGGAACTGGTCGTTCAGGAACAGGTTGATCTTGACGCCTTTCTCGGCCAGATCGTTACGCAGACCGCCCCAGTCTCCCGTCATTGTCCGCGATTCCAGGGAAAGCAGCCGGTCCGGCGGTTGGGCGGGAATAGCTTCCGGCGGTGGCCGCGTCTCGGTCGGTGCAGGTTCGGGAGCGGCGTCGGCTGTCTTGACCGGCTCCGCAACCGACTCCGTCTTCTCCTCCTGAGCGAAGACAGGTGCACTCACCCACATGAACACGAGGGCGACCGCAAGCGGACAAATCGCACGACTCGATTCGCGCAAGAAACGGCAAGGTGTGAAATCCCGAAACCGACGGGTCCGCCGTGTGGAACTTTGCATTCCAGGCTCCTCAATCAATCTTGGAAGCGAAGGGGCGCAGAATCCGCGCATGCCGGGTCGGCCGCGCCAATCGGAAAGCCCGCTGCAAATCCAGTGCCAGCACTCGCAGAGCTTCGGAACATTGGCCCGACGGCAGGCGCGGTATCATTCTTGCCGGGAGCAACGGTGGTATGATCGGAGTCTCGCCGGTACCGCTTGCTCCGCCCCAAGGCGAGGTGCGCGGGCCGGAGTGCTCACGCACGGCAGGAGCGTCATCATGAACAAGTCAGCGATGCTGTTGGCGATAGGATTCGGGCTCGTGGTCGCGATAAGTGCCTGCCAGACCGGCGGGACCAAGAAGTCGGCAGCTTTTCCCGAGGTTCCGGAGGGCCCGGGTAACCGCATTACGCACGCCGCCATCGGCGACCGCCTGCACACGACAATGACGGAGTTGCAGACTTCCGCCACGCGATTCTGGCCTCAGGAGCTCGAGGGCTCGCGCGCCGCGGGCGGACAACGCGCCGACGAGGCCTACGACAAGGCCGCCGAACTCGCCCGGCGCCTCGCCGAAACCGCCCAGCAACTCCCCGCACTCGTGGCCGACGCCAAACTCAGCGACCCTGACCGCCGAGCTTTCAACGCCCAGTCGGAAGCGCTTCGCCAGGAGGCGCTACTTCTCGCCGACGCCGCCGAACGTCAGGACGGCGATGACATGCGCCTCGCCCTGCACCGCATCGGCGACAGCTGCAACGCATGCCACCAGCGATTCACCGAGGTCGCCGGAGCCCTCAAGGAACAGTAGTCCCACGTCACCGCCATGATCAGGGTTGATCGTGTTACCCCGGCAAGCGTACGCGCGTACATGTGATGCGCGCGCTGGCACGCGGTGTGCAAGATCGTCTTCCGTCGATGTCAGGTTCGCGTCGCGCGGAACGGCTGGCGATTTCAGCGCAGGGCGCAAGGGGGAACCATCATGCCCAAGCTCAGTTATGCCCATTGCGGGTCGGAAACGCCGCTCCTCGGCGAAACGATCGGCCAGTGCCTGCATCGCATTGCCGACGCATTTCCGGATAATGACGCCCTGGTGTCACTCCCTCAGGAGCAGCGTTTCAGCTACCGGCGTTTCGACGAAATCGTGGATCGCGCCGCCAAGGCCTTCCTCAAGCTGGGCATTCAGCGCGGCGACCGTGTGGCCATCTGGTCGATCAACAACTACGAATGGGTCGTCGCCCAGTTCGCCACCGCCCGCATCGGCGCCGTACTGGTCAACATCAACCCGGCTTACCGGACCCACGAGCTCGAGTACGTCCTCCGCGAATCCCGCTCCAAGATTCTGCTGCTCGTCGAATCCTTCAAGACCTCGAACTACCTGCAGATGTTCTACGAAGTCTGCCCCGAGGCGGCGTCCGCGGATGCGGGAATGATCGACTCGTGGCGATTTCCCCACCTCAAGACCGTGGTCTTCATCGGGCGCGACGAACACCCTGGCATGTTTACCCGCCGCGCGTTTGCGGAACTCGGCGATGTCCTTCCCGACGAGACCCTTCGCATCCGCGAGAAAGATCTCGACGTCGATGACGTGGTCAATATCCAGTACACTTCCGGCACAACCGGCTTTCCCAAGGGTGTTCTGCTTACCCACAGCAATATTCTCAACAACGGGTTTTTCATCGGGGAGATCATGCGGCTCTCCCCGGAGGATCGCGTCTGCGTTCCGGTGCCCTTCTACCACTGCTTCGGCATGGTCATCGCCAACCTCGGTGCCGTGACGCACGGCGCAGCCATCGTCATCCCCTCGCCTTCCTTCGACGCCGCGGCCGTGCTCCACGCCGTCCACCAGGAACGCTGTACGGTGCTTCACGGCGTCCCAACGATGTTCATCGCCGAACTCGATCATCCGGAATTCAGCTCGTTTGATCTGACCTGCCTGCGGACGGGCATCATGGCCGGGGCCCCCTGCCCCATCGAGCTTATGCGCCGTGTCGTCGACAGGATGCACATGCGCGAGGTCCTCATCGCCTACGGTCAGACCGAAGCTTCGCCCGTCACCACGCTCACCCGCCCAGACGACCCCATCGAACGGCGTGTCAGCACGGTCGGCCGGGTCATGCCCCATCAGGAGCTCAAGATCGTCGATCCGATGACTGGCGCCACCGCGCAACGCGGGCGACAGGGCGAAATCTGCTTCCGGGGCTACAACGTCATGGCCGGGTACGACAACAACCCCAAAGCCACGGACGAGACGATCGATCGCCAAGGCTGGCTCCATTCGGGCGACTTGGGCACGATGAACGACGAGGGTTACGTCAAGATCACCGGGCGCATCAAGGACATGGTCATCCGCGGGGGCGAGAACCTCTACCCCCGCGAGATCGAGGAGTTTCTGCACACACTCCCGATCATCAGCGACGCTCACGTCGTCGGCGTGCCTGACGAGAAGTTCGGCGAGGAACTATTGGCCTGCGTCAGGCTCCGTCTCGACAGCGGACAGGAATTGCCGACCGACGAGGAGTTCCGTGCCCTCTGCAAGGGCAGGATCGCCCATTACAAGATCCCCCGCTACTGGATGGTCGTGGAAGAATTCCCCATGACCGTGACGGGCAAAGTGCAGAAGTTCAAGATCCGCGAGCTGGCCATTCACAAGTACGGGCTGGAGAAGGCCGCCGGGATCGAAACAGCCTAACTCGGCATCTGTCCTCGCGCGCGATCCAATTACGCAGGAGTCGTACTACGCAATCCGCGGCTGGCCAACCGGCGTACGCTCTACTGCGACTTTCTCTCGCGGCGCACGCAGAATCAGCGCCAGTGCAGCCGCCACCAGGCAGGCAATCCCTGCAATCATGAACGGCGTCCTCCAGGCGTCCACGCCGGCCTGCCCGGCGGTGTCCTTGAAATAGCCCGCGATCTGCGGCCCGGCGATTCCAGCTATGCCGTACGCCAGAAATACCCAGGGGTAATTCAGGCCCACGGTCTTATTCCCAAAGTGGTCAGCCGTAGCCGCGGGGAAGAGTGCGAAGTTCCCGCCGAAATTGAATCCGATCACGCACGCCCCGATGGTTAGCCCCCACGTCGTTCCACCCACGTAGAAGAACACCAGCATCATCACGCCCTGCAGCAGGCACATCAGGAAGAGCGCCGCCCGGCGTCCCATCAGGTCCGAGACACTCCCCCAGATGATCCGGCCCAGTCCGTTGAGAATCGCGTAAAGCGCCATGGCCGTGCCTGCGGCCTTCCCCGCCTGCGCCGCAGTTGCGGCTGCACCGCTGGCCTGCAGACTGTCGATCCCAAACAGCCTGATGCAGTAGATCACCATCAGTCCCGCCAGCGCGGAGCCGGTAAACATGAGCAACAGGCCCCAGTACTGCGGCATGCCCACCATTTCCATTGTGCTGAGATCCCGCGTAATCGTCGCCCGACTGCCCGTCGTCACCGGATTCCAACCGGCCGGCTTCCACCCGTCGGGCGGGTTGACCATCACGATACTGCCCAGCAAAACCAACACGAGGAATGCAACGCCGTATACTACGAACACCGCTTGAACGCCGGGCAGATCGAGGAATTTGTGGTCCAAGTTGTTCAGCAGCCCTCCAAACCAACTGTCCGCCAACTTGATCCAAATCGTCGCCCCGAAGCCGAAGCCTGCCACGGCCAAACCAGTGATCATGCCCTTCTTGTCCGGAAACCACTTCACGCCGACGGCAATGGGAACCACGTACGCCAGCCCGATCCCGGCGCCGCCGATGATCCCAACGCAGATGAACTGCATCAAGAACGTCTTGCCAAGAAGTCCCCCAAGGATGTAGCCGATTCCGAGAACAATGCCGCCGACCGCCGCCACCGGGCGCGGCCCGACCCTTGCCTGCCAGCGACCGGCAAACAGCATCACCAGTGCAAACGTCGCCAAGCCCGCCGAGAATACCCAGGCAGCTTGCCCGTTACTGAAACCATACTCACCGCCGTTATCCAGTCCAAGTGTGATCTTCTTGGTAAACACGCTCCACGCGTAGATGGCCCCCAGGCAGAGCTGAATCAAGATGGCGCCCACGACGACGATCCAGCGATTCATGACTTTCTCGGATTCCATCCGACCGACCTCCTGATGGGCGTGCGATGCGCAGGGGGTACCCCCTGGGAAAATGAACCGTTAAGGACTTTGATTACTTGTGTGCAATCGGCATGCCAACGGCACGCGATTCAACTGAAATGTGCTTTCGTGGCTGATTCTGGTGCGCGCGAAGAGAACATGGGCCACATCCACGCCCCCGTGAACGCGCTCATAGAAGGCCGCGTGCCACTGCTCTTGAGGGGTGCGCCCCCTGCCTGCGCGGGTGTCATGCCTCGCTGGTCGCGCCTAGCGGGGCTTTCCCTCTTCCCCCCCGGCCGGGAACAATTTCGCCAGCCCGTGCAAGTAGTTCCAGTGCGCGTCGATGCGCTTGCGAAGCACATCGGGGTCGATTTCCGCCCGTGTGTAGCGCCGCTGCCGCGACGTGTACTCTTCGACCGGCGTGCCGTCGGGCGCCGCATTGACGCGGTAACGCATGCCGTCAAACACCTCGTACAGCGGGAACAGCCCGCTGCGCACCGCGTACGAAATCAGATCGATGCTTTCCTCCGGCTCACTCTTCCAGCCCGTCGGGCACGGGGAAAGAATCAGCAGGAAGCGGAACCCCTTCACGGTACGCGCGTAGGCCAGCTTGCGCATGAAATCCTCGCGGTGGGCCAGCGACAGCGTTGCCGCATAGGGAATGCGATGCGCGGCCATGATGGACATCATGTCCTTCTTGATTTCCGTCTTGCCGCGCGGTGTCGTAGACGTTGAAACACCCTCCGGCGTTGCGCTGCTCCGCTGACCTCCGGTGTTACCGTAAATCTCATTGTCGTAGCAGAAGTAGATGATGTTCTCGTTCCGTTCCGCCGCAGCCGAGAGCGTCGCAATGCCGATGTCGTACGTGCCGCCGTCACCCGTCCAGCAGGCCACGACGTTTGGATCCTGATTCAGATCGGCAACGGCGGCCAAGCCCGTCGCCACCGCCGCGGCACTGGCAAATGTCGAAGCCGCCACGGGAACACCGTACGCCGTGGTCGGAAACGCCCCGGCCGTAACAATCCCGCAGCACGCGGGAATCACGAGCATCGGGTTCGCCTCGCGCAGCGCCTGGTCCATCCACTGGAGCCCGACGGACATCCCGCAGCCGGCGCAGTTGGTGTTCCCCGGACGGAGAACGTGATCGCAATGAGTGCCTTCCGGTAGCGTAGCCGATTCAGTCATGCCGCCACCTCTTTCCAGATGGGCTCTTCCGCTTTCTTCCGCGAAACCAGGTCGTCGGCGATACCGTGCAGAATGTCGGGGGTTACGTCGCCGCCACCCAGCCCGACGAGGTAATCTTGAACCATTACGTCCTTCCGGTCGCGCAGCGCCGTTTCGATTTCCTGCCAGAAGATACCGCCTGAACCCGGTGAGTGGTTGCGATCCAGCACACCCACGCGCTTCGCCGAGCGCAACGCCTCGCGATATGCCTCGCGCGGGAACGGCCGGAACATTTTGGCCTTGATCATCCCGATCTTCTCGCCCTTGGCTCGGCGCTCCGAGATGACATTCCGCAGGGTACGGGCCATCGTATTGCACGCGATCAGCACCGTCTCCGCGTCCTCGGTGTGTTCAGCCGAGAGCATTCCGTGCGGCCAACGCCCGAAGACCTTCTCAAACTCGTCAATCGCCTCCTTGAGGACTTCCGGCACGCGCTCCATCGCCTGCTGGATCTCGATGCGGTGCCGCTCGGTTTCCGTCGGCCAGGTGAGCCCGCCCACGGTATTGGGATGCTCCGAGCGCAGCCTGTGCGGCACGCGACACGGCGGCAGGTAGCGATCCACCATCTCCTGCTCCGGCAGATCAACGACCATCTGCGTGTGCGACGTGACGAATCCGTCCATCGCCACCATCGCCGGGAGAAGAATCCGCTCGTCCTCGGCCACGCGGAACGCGAGCAGGATCGTATCCACCAGGTCCTGGTGCGATTCCGTGTAGAACTGAAGCCAAGCCGCATCGCGCAAGGCAAGACTGTCTCCCTGATCGACCCAGATGTTCCACGGCGGGCCCAGTGTTCGATTCACCGCGATCATGACGATGGGCAAGCGGTAATATCCCGCCGCGAACACGTTCTCCGTCATGTACGCAAGACCGTTGGACGAACTCGCCGTAAACGCCCGCGCGCCGCCCAGCGAAGCCCCGATGCACACGGCCATCGCGCTGTGTTCCGACTCGACCGGAACAATCCGCCCCTTGGTGAAGTTGCGGCCCCGCAAATACTCGATAATTTCCGTTTGCGGCGTGATCGGATATGCGCCGGCCGCGCACCCCCGGGCGTTGCGATTTGCCTCGCCCGCCACCGCGAGGGTAAATCCCGCGGCGTGATTTCCCGTTACGAGCTGCCTGCCCACGATCGTCCTCCCGTCGCTCTAGAGTTCGGACATGTACACCACGCCGCGCGGACACTGGGTCGCGCAGATGCCGCAGCCCTTGCAATAACCGTAATCGAACCGGTACCCGTCGCCGTCGCGCACCAGCACGCCCTCGGGGCAGTAGCTCGAGCAGCGGTCGCAGTAATTGCACACCCCGCAACTGAAACATCGCTGCGCCTCGGCCGTCGCCGTCCGATGGTCCGGCGAATCGATCAGCCCCAGACGAACCTCGTGGAACGTCGAGCGCCGCTCCTCCATAGGCAGGATGGTCACGCGCTCGCGCGGCTTGTGCCCGAAGATGTGCATGGTGATGTCGGCCGGCGACGCCATCGGTTCCGTCTCCGGCGGGAAGAGGTCCTCGCCGCTGAGCGTGCGATGGATGTGCAGCGCGGCCTTGTGCCCGCTGCCGATCGCCGCCGTAACGGTGCCTTCGTTCGTCGCGAAGTCTCCACCGGCGAAGATCGGCGCGCCGCTGAGACCCAACAGCTTTCCTTGTTCGCGGACTTCCGAACCTTCCGGAAGTATGGAAATATCGGCCGACTGCCCCAAGGCGAGGATCACCCGGTCGCAACGCAGATCGAAGATGGCGTCCTCGGTCGTCTCGGGAACGGGTCGCGGCCGCCCGGATTCATCGGGTTCGCCCAGCCGCATGCGCTGGCAGGTCAGAATCGTGCCGCCGTCGCGATGCAGGCGCAGCGGATTGACCAGTTCGAGCAGCTCAATGCCCTCCTCGATCGCCTCCTCGATCTCCTCGTGGATCGCGGGCATCTCGGAACGCGTACGGCGATAGACGATCTGCACGCTTTTGGCGCCCACGCGCCGTGCCGAACGCGCCGCATCGATCGCCGTGTTTCCGCCACCGACCACGATGACATGCTCATCATTGAGCCGTTCCCGCCCGAGCCGAATGCGATCCAGAAAATCGATGCCTTGTTCGACAGCACCCTCGACGGTTCCGCTGAGATTCAGCCCCCGCGAGTCCTGCAACCCCGTGCCGAGAAAAATTGCCGCGAATTCGTGAGATAGTCGCAGCAGGTCGTCGCGCCGGATGCGCTTGCCGGTCTTCACCGTAACGCCGTGTCGGGTGATGTGGCTGATCTCCCGGCTCAAGACATCGCGCGGCAGGCGATACTCAGGAATACCCGTGCGAAGTACACCGCCCAGTTCATTTCCCGCCTCGAAGAGTGTCACCGGATAGCCCAGCTTCGCCAGGTGATATGTCGCGCTAAGGCCCGCCGGACCCGAGCCCACCACGGCAATGCGCTCGTCACGCGAAGGTGCCACCGGCTCCGGCCAGCGACCGTGATCCGAAGCGTAGCGCTCGATGTCGCGGATATTGACCGACTCGTCCCATTCATTGCGGTTGCACGCCTGCGTGCACGGAGCCGGACAAACACGCCCGCACACGCCGGGCAGCGGCGACGTCTCCAGCAGGATGGCCAGCGCCGCGGTGGGATCCTCCCGCCCCACGGCCTCGACGAATCCGCGCACATCGTTGCCCGCCGGACAGCCGTGATTGCACGGCGGGGTCAGCGTCCGCCGATGAGGCTGGCGCGTTGCCCACTGACCGGTGTGTATCGCCGGAACCGCGCCGAGGTCCTCGTCCAGCAATCCGGCAATGTGATCGGGCGCGGCCGTCTTCGGACCCTGTACGATTTTCCCCGACAGCTTCTTCTTGCGTACGGCCTCAAAGGCCTGACGCGCGGAAGTCACGTTGGGGCCGCCAAAGTGCACCTCGGCCAATGCCGCTTCCACATCCTCCAGTGTCAGACCCAGCAACGGTGCCACGGCGCCCAACAGCGTGGTGTTGACGATAGGGACGGTACGCGTGCCCAGGCCGTTTTCCACGGCGATGGCCGTGGCATCCACCGTGGCGACATGCCGACCGGAAAAGAACTCTTTGAAAGACTCGGGAGTTTCCGGCGCGTTGAGAATGACCCAGCCATCCGGCTTGAGCCCCGTCAATACGCGCGGGGCGATGAGCGTACGATCGAGGACAATAATGTGGTCGGGCTCGCGGACCTGGTTGTGATTCGTGATTTCCTTGTCGTCGATGCGCACGAAAGCCTGGAGAGGAGCACCGGATCGCTCTGCGGCGTAAACGCCAAAAGCCTGAACATCCTTGCCGCGCAGGAAAAAAGCCGTGGCGATCAGCTTGGCTAACGTGACGCCGCCCTGACCCCCTCGCCCGTAGATGGTCATCTCGATCATGGCGTCTCCCTGGATCGTGCGTTTCAGCTTGAACTGTCGCGCTGGAGCGACATCACGAGGGCTCGGCCCGCTGCGCAGGATCGCCGCGGCGGATCGGCGTCCGTTGGCCCGCAGCCACGGCACGCGCCCCGCCGGGACAGCGTCGCCCCGTGGGGGTCAACCTGCAAGTCCCGTTCCACTCCCCGGCCGATTCGCACCCAACCATGTCCGATTCCGGCACGGGAAACGGACGCTCCCGGGAAGAGCCGCTTTGCGGAAGGGTAGGGGGACTCGCCGAAAATCCATGCCGGAGCGCGGGCAGATCAGCTTCCGACGCTTCGTTGCACGACCTGCCGGGCGCCGAGGATCAGCTCGACCGCCTGAACCGGCGTGAAACGCGCCAGGCTGACGACCAGATCGTGGCGCGAAGGATCGTCAACTTCAGCGCGGAAGTATCGCTTGAGAAACTCGGCGCGGTCCGCTTCGACTCGATCGATTTCCACCGCCGCCTGTTCGGGAGGGAGGCGCCACAAGCCCGCGATTCGTTGGATGCGGTACTCCCGCGGCGCCACCAGCCG
The genomic region above belongs to Phycisphaerae bacterium and contains:
- a CDS encoding pyruvate synthase subunit beta, encoding MTESATLPEGTHCDHVLRPGNTNCAGCGMSVGLQWMDQALREANPMLVIPACCGIVTAGAFPTTAYGVPVAASTFASAAAVATGLAAVADLNQDPNVVACWTGDGGTYDIGIATLSAAAERNENIIYFCYDNEIYGNTGGQRSSATPEGVSTSTTPRGKTEIKKDMMSIMAAHRIPYAATLSLAHREDFMRKLAYARTVKGFRFLLILSPCPTGWKSEPEESIDLISYAVRSGLFPLYEVFDGMRYRVNAAPDGTPVEEYTSRQRRYTRAEIDPDVLRKRIDAHWNYLHGLAKLFPAGGEEGKPR
- a CDS encoding carbohydrate porin, whose protein sequence is MQSSTRRTRRFRDFTPCRFLRESSRAICPLAVALVFMWVSAPVFAQEEKTESVAEPVKTADAAPEPAPTETRPPPEAIPAQPPDRLLSLESRTMTGDWGGLRNDLAEKGVKINLFLNDQFQGVVQGGLDTNSDGRNAGSSDMFVSIDFEKLGLFKNGELLGHFQSNWGAGANPKTGTLFQVNDDADGDLDYHVAQFWYRHYFFDHKVHLTLGYLDFQTIVDRNVFSNSEDKQFWNQGFDNNPLVPLNIGWGAALILQPVKWFSLVLGAGDDQAGLYHGDLTTVFHEDAHYKGYLEADFHADWKSSRGPLPGNFRIGTVYDPGNYTAFSRSAISPHRENNQFITYISADQLLYREKKESEQGLGIFARYSYRDPDFYRIYQHWSAGLQYLGAIPGRDKDVIGWAVGQQQSSDVARRRVNRRFGDETVYEMYYAIHVSPWLVITPDVQYIDNPGGNDQVGHTMVAGIRVRISV
- a CDS encoding OFA family MFS transporter; translation: MESEKVMNRWIVVVGAILIQLCLGAIYAWSVFTKKITLGLDNGGEYGFSNGQAAWVFSAGLATFALVMLFAGRWQARVGPRPVAAVGGIVLGIGYILGGLLGKTFLMQFICVGIIGGAGIGLAYVVPIAVGVKWFPDKKGMITGLAVAGFGFGATIWIKLADSWFGGLLNNLDHKFLDLPGVQAVFVVYGVAFLVLVLLGSIVMVNPPDGWKPAGWNPVTTGSRATITRDLSTMEMVGMPQYWGLLLMFTGSALAGLMVIYCIRLFGIDSLQASGAAATAAQAGKAAGTAMALYAILNGLGRIIWGSVSDLMGRRAALFLMCLLQGVMMLVFFYVGGTTWGLTIGACVIGFNFGGNFALFPAATADHFGNKTVGLNYPWVFLAYGIAGIAGPQIAGYFKDTAGQAGVDAWRTPFMIAGIACLVAAALALILRAPREKVAVERTPVGQPRIA
- a CDS encoding 2-oxoacid:acceptor oxidoreductase family protein yields the protein MPWLRANGRRSAAAILRSGPSPRDVAPARQFKLKRTIQGDAMIEMTIYGRGGQGGVTLAKLIATAFFLRGKDVQAFGVYAAERSGAPLQAFVRIDDKEITNHNQVREPDHIIVLDRTLIAPRVLTGLKPDGWVILNAPETPESFKEFFSGRHVATVDATAIAVENGLGTRTVPIVNTTLLGAVAPLLGLTLEDVEAALAEVHFGGPNVTSARQAFEAVRKKKLSGKIVQGPKTAAPDHIAGLLDEDLGAVPAIHTGQWATRQPHRRTLTPPCNHGCPAGNDVRGFVEAVGREDPTAALAILLETSPLPGVCGRVCPAPCTQACNRNEWDESVNIRDIERYASDHGRWPEPVAPSRDERIAVVGSGPAGLSATYHLAKLGYPVTLFEAGNELGGVLRTGIPEYRLPRDVLSREISHITRHGVTVKTGKRIRRDDLLRLSHEFAAIFLGTGLQDSRGLNLSGTVEGAVEQGIDFLDRIRLGRERLNDEHVIVVGGGNTAIDAARSARRVGAKSVQIVYRRTRSEMPAIHEEIEEAIEEGIELLELVNPLRLHRDGGTILTCQRMRLGEPDESGRPRPVPETTEDAIFDLRCDRVILALGQSADISILPEGSEVREQGKLLGLSGAPIFAGGDFATNEGTVTAAIGSGHKAALHIHRTLSGEDLFPPETEPMASPADITMHIFGHKPRERVTILPMEERRSTFHEVRLGLIDSPDHRTATAEAQRCFSCGVCNYCDRCSSYCPEGVLVRDGDGYRFDYGYCKGCGICATQCPRGVVYMSEL
- the porA gene encoding pyruvate ferredoxin oxidoreductase: MGRQLVTGNHAAGFTLAVAGEANRNARGCAAGAYPITPQTEIIEYLRGRNFTKGRIVPVESEHSAMAVCIGASLGGARAFTASSSNGLAYMTENVFAAGYYRLPIVMIAVNRTLGPPWNIWVDQGDSLALRDAAWLQFYTESHQDLVDTILLAFRVAEDERILLPAMVAMDGFVTSHTQMVVDLPEQEMVDRYLPPCRVPHRLRSEHPNTVGGLTWPTETERHRIEIQQAMERVPEVLKEAIDEFEKVFGRWPHGMLSAEHTEDAETVLIACNTMARTLRNVISERRAKGEKIGMIKAKMFRPFPREAYREALRSAKRVGVLDRNHSPGSGGIFWQEIETALRDRKDVMVQDYLVGLGGGDVTPDILHGIADDLVSRKKAEEPIWKEVAA
- a CDS encoding cytochrome c, with amino-acid sequence MNKSAMLLAIGFGLVVAISACQTGGTKKSAAFPEVPEGPGNRITHAAIGDRLHTTMTELQTSATRFWPQELEGSRAAGGQRADEAYDKAAELARRLAETAQQLPALVADAKLSDPDRRAFNAQSEALRQEALLLADAAERQDGDDMRLALHRIGDSCNACHQRFTEVAGALKEQ
- a CDS encoding AMP-binding protein — its product is MPKLSYAHCGSETPLLGETIGQCLHRIADAFPDNDALVSLPQEQRFSYRRFDEIVDRAAKAFLKLGIQRGDRVAIWSINNYEWVVAQFATARIGAVLVNINPAYRTHELEYVLRESRSKILLLVESFKTSNYLQMFYEVCPEAASADAGMIDSWRFPHLKTVVFIGRDEHPGMFTRRAFAELGDVLPDETLRIREKDLDVDDVVNIQYTSGTTGFPKGVLLTHSNILNNGFFIGEIMRLSPEDRVCVPVPFYHCFGMVIANLGAVTHGAAIVIPSPSFDAAAVLHAVHQERCTVLHGVPTMFIAELDHPEFSSFDLTCLRTGIMAGAPCPIELMRRVVDRMHMREVLIAYGQTEASPVTTLTRPDDPIERRVSTVGRVMPHQELKIVDPMTGATAQRGRQGEICFRGYNVMAGYDNNPKATDETIDRQGWLHSGDLGTMNDEGYVKITGRIKDMVIRGGENLYPREIEEFLHTLPIISDAHVVGVPDEKFGEELLACVRLRLDSGQELPTDEEFRALCKGRIAHYKIPRYWMVVEEFPMTVTGKVQKFKIRELAIHKYGLEKAAGIETA